A genomic segment from Sulfitobacter mediterraneus encodes:
- a CDS encoding aldo/keto reductase encodes MKRNKLGQSDIEVSDLCLGSMTWGTQNSAEEAHEQIDRALDADINFVDTAEMYPVNPVNAETIGRTERIIGLWFERDSRRSDMVLATKHSGEGMTHARDGAPISSKTIPEAIEGSLRRLKTDYIDLYQFHWPNRGSYMFRKNWSYDPSNQNRAETIAHMEDTLEALQKEVKRGTIRAFGLSNESAWGLTQWVNVAERVGGPRPVSVQNEYSLLCRMADTDVSETCINEDIDMLAFSPLAAGLLTGKYQGGAVPDGSRMSLNAELGGRKTERAFDAVDAYLSLAQAYGLDPVQMALAWCRQRPFMGSVIFGATNMDQLERAIGAGDLDLPDQVISAIDDAHKSHPLPY; translated from the coding sequence ATGAAGCGGAACAAACTCGGCCAAAGCGATATCGAAGTGTCTGATCTGTGTTTGGGGTCGATGACATGGGGCACCCAAAACTCGGCAGAAGAGGCGCATGAACAGATCGACCGCGCGCTGGACGCGGACATCAACTTTGTCGATACAGCGGAAATGTATCCGGTCAATCCGGTGAATGCAGAGACCATTGGCCGAACCGAACGCATTATCGGCCTGTGGTTCGAACGCGACAGCCGCCGCAGCGATATGGTGCTGGCCACCAAACACTCGGGCGAGGGGATGACCCATGCCCGCGATGGTGCGCCAATCTCCTCAAAAACCATTCCCGAGGCGATTGAGGGCTCCTTGCGCCGCCTCAAGACCGATTATATCGACCTTTATCAATTCCATTGGCCCAACCGCGGCAGCTATATGTTCCGCAAGAACTGGAGCTATGATCCCTCAAACCAAAACCGGGCAGAGACAATTGCCCATATGGAAGACACGCTGGAAGCCCTGCAAAAAGAGGTCAAACGCGGCACGATCCGCGCCTTTGGTCTCAGCAACGAAAGCGCCTGGGGTCTGACCCAGTGGGTCAACGTGGCAGAGCGGGTTGGCGGCCCACGCCCGGTGTCAGTGCAAAACGAATATTCGCTGCTGTGCCGGATGGCCGATACCGATGTGTCAGAGACTTGCATCAACGAGGACATTGATATGCTGGCGTTTTCCCCCCTCGCGGCGGGGCTGTTGACCGGCAAGTACCAAGGCGGCGCCGTCCCTGACGGATCACGCATGTCGCTCAATGCGGAACTGGGCGGGCGCAAGACCGAACGTGCCTTTGATGCGGTGGATGCTTATCTGTCCTTGGCGCAGGCTTACGGCCTTGATCCGGTACAGATGGCGCTGGCCTGGTGCAGGCAGCGCCCCTTCATGGGCTCTGTCATCTTTGGCGCAACAAATATGGACCAGCTTGAGCGTGCCATCGGGGCAGGGGATCTGGATTTGCCGGATCAGGTTATCAGTGCCATTGATGACGCACATAAATCGCACCCGCTCCCGTATTGA
- a CDS encoding GlxA family transcriptional regulator gives MRQLDLADFAKYEDDLMKSGKITHTTLLVLDDCNTLSFAAAVDPLRAANRQAGRTLFDWQFATPGAAPVTLTSGVTIPAAPLQKVTRTDLLIIVAGFDLEAQSTPALIASLRRLEGQGSVIAGIDGGPWVMAMAGLLDQHRATTHWEDLEKFTERFPLIDVVNSRFEISGSRLTCAGAAPAIEMMLDLIGRQHGVTLAQKIAGTFIYDPAPPKPQSRSSDPRHNAVTAKAQQLMEAALDEPLPVAQLAQRLGLSQRALQLQFQKRLGRSPQAHYLQLRLTEAERLVRQTQHSLQDIAFATGFASQASFARAFRAQFGMSATKMRQEQSGGR, from the coding sequence ATGAGACAGCTTGATCTTGCAGACTTTGCGAAATACGAAGATGACTTGATGAAATCCGGTAAAATCACACACACCACTCTTCTGGTTCTCGACGATTGCAACACGCTGAGTTTTGCGGCGGCGGTTGATCCGTTGCGGGCCGCGAACCGGCAAGCGGGCCGGACCCTGTTTGACTGGCAATTTGCGACGCCTGGCGCGGCCCCCGTGACCCTGACCAGTGGTGTGACGATCCCCGCCGCGCCCTTGCAGAAGGTCACGCGCACCGATCTTTTGATCATCGTTGCAGGTTTTGACCTTGAGGCCCAATCGACCCCGGCCTTGATTGCCAGTTTGAGGCGCCTGGAAGGGCAAGGCAGTGTGATCGCCGGTATTGACGGCGGGCCTTGGGTGATGGCAATGGCCGGGCTATTGGATCAGCATCGCGCGACAACCCATTGGGAAGACTTGGAAAAGTTTACGGAGCGTTTTCCGCTGATTGATGTGGTCAACAGCCGGTTCGAGATCAGCGGCAGCCGTCTGACCTGCGCCGGCGCGGCCCCGGCGATTGAGATGATGCTGGATCTGATTGGCAGACAGCATGGGGTCACATTGGCGCAAAAGATCGCCGGGACGTTCATCTATGATCCCGCCCCGCCAAAGCCGCAAAGCCGCAGCAGCGATCCGCGCCACAACGCAGTCACCGCGAAAGCCCAGCAATTGATGGAGGCCGCACTTGATGAACCGCTGCCCGTCGCGCAGCTTGCACAGCGGCTTGGCCTCAGCCAACGGGCGCTGCAATTGCAATTTCAAAAGCGATTGGGCCGCAGTCCGCAGGCGCATTACCTGCAACTGCGTTTGACAGAGGCGGAAAGACTGGTCCGCCAGACGCAGCACAGCTTGCAGGATATTGCGTTCGCAACCGGATTTGCGTCTCAGGCCAGTTTTGCCCGCGCATTTCGGGCCCAATTTGGGATGTCTGCCACCAAGATGCGCCAAGAGCAAAGCGGCGGGCGCTGA
- a CDS encoding 3-keto-5-aminohexanoate cleavage protein, producing MPLKMNKDVFITCAVTGSGGTQDRSPHVPRSPKQIADSAIAAAKAGAAIVHCHVRDPETGAPSRDLRMFREVTDRVRDSDTDVVLNLTAGMGGDLVFGDVEHPMQLSQQGTDMAGASERVAHVAECLPEICTLDCGTMNFAEADYVMTNTPGMLTAMGRMMTDLGVKPEIEAFDTGHLWYAKQLVADGVLDSPALVQLCMGVPWGAPDDLNTFMAMVNNVPDDWTFSAFGLGRNQMAYVAAAVLAGGNVRVGLEDNLWLEKGVLAENYQLVERAQTIIENMGARVIGPAEVREKLGLTKRAPK from the coding sequence ATGCCGCTCAAAATGAACAAAGATGTTTTTATCACCTGTGCCGTGACCGGATCGGGAGGCACCCAAGATCGCAGCCCGCATGTGCCGCGATCCCCCAAGCAAATCGCCGACAGCGCCATCGCGGCAGCCAAGGCAGGAGCGGCGATTGTGCATTGCCACGTGCGCGACCCTGAAACCGGTGCGCCCAGCCGCGATTTGCGCATGTTCCGCGAAGTCACTGACAGGGTGCGGGATAGCGACACAGACGTGGTGTTGAACCTGACTGCAGGCATGGGCGGCGATCTGGTTTTCGGCGATGTGGAACATCCAATGCAATTGTCACAGCAAGGCACCGATATGGCCGGTGCATCGGAACGGGTCGCCCATGTGGCCGAATGCCTGCCGGAGATCTGCACACTGGATTGCGGCACCATGAACTTTGCCGAGGCCGATTATGTGATGACCAACACCCCCGGTATGTTGACAGCCATGGGGCGGATGATGACCGATCTGGGGGTCAAGCCCGAGATTGAGGCCTTCGACACCGGCCATCTTTGGTATGCAAAACAATTGGTTGCCGATGGTGTTCTGGACAGCCCTGCCTTGGTGCAGCTTTGTATGGGCGTGCCATGGGGCGCGCCCGATGATCTCAACACTTTTATGGCGATGGTCAACAACGTGCCAGACGACTGGACCTTTTCTGCCTTCGGTCTCGGGCGCAACCAGATGGCCTATGTGGCCGCTGCGGTGCTGGCTGGCGGCAATGTACGGGTGGGTCTTGAGGACAATCTGTGGCTGGAAAAGGGCGTTTTGGCCGAGAATTACCAACTGGTGGAACGCGCCCAAACCATCATCGAAAACATGGGTGCGCGGGTCATTGGCCCGGCTGAGGTGCGCGAAAAACTGGGCCTGACCAAACGGGCGCCCAAGTGA
- a CDS encoding lipocalin gives MKRALALVLMLAGCAAAPLQDVGIGLRNPTAPIGGTSRFDAARFAGDWHVLRCLGDCAAQVRYDLGASGKIRRQTGADQTLFTVTAPGVLRSETPEQTLVVMWVDEGFRTAAVGDANGRWAAILDRSATSSPDRIKAATEILDFNGWDISQLRKVNK, from the coding sequence GTGAAACGGGCGCTGGCCCTTGTGCTGATGCTGGCGGGGTGCGCGGCAGCGCCTTTGCAGGATGTCGGTATCGGCTTGCGCAACCCAACCGCGCCCATCGGCGGAACCAGCCGGTTTGACGCGGCCCGATTTGCCGGGGATTGGCATGTGCTGCGCTGCCTTGGGGACTGCGCGGCGCAGGTGCGCTATGACCTTGGTGCAAGCGGGAAAATACGGCGGCAGACCGGGGCGGATCAAACTCTGTTCACCGTCACGGCCCCCGGCGTTCTGCGATCTGAAACGCCTGAACAAACGCTTGTGGTGATGTGGGTGGACGAAGGGTTCAGGACGGCCGCCGTTGGGGATGCCAATGGCCGCTGGGCCGCGATCCTTGACCGCAGCGCCACATCCTCGCCTGACCGGATCAAGGCGGCCACTGAGATATTGGATTTCAACGGCTGGGACATCAGCCAACTTCGGAAAGTGAACAAATGA
- a CDS encoding carnitine 3-dehydrogenase encodes MTKTAAIIGGGVIGGGWAARFALNGWTVNVFDPDPEAERKIGEVMANARRSLPGLTDVALPEEGEIRFCRTIAEAVAGVDWIQESVPERLEIKHKTFAEIQAHCAANAVIGSSTSGFKPSQLQEGVSRPGQIMVAHPFNPVYLLPLVELVPGDAGDPALIEQAKSLLSGIGMYALHLKKEIDAHVADRFLEAVWREALWLVKDGIATTEEIDNAIRYGFGIRWAQMGLFETYRVAGGEAGMKHFMAQFGPCLSWPWTKLMDVPEFTDELVDLIAGQSDAQSGHMSIRELERTRDNNLVTMMRGLKAQDWGAGALLNQQEALMRQGTDLGASAADLPADQPVPTARRTVPLDWTDYNGHMTESRYLHAFADATDRFMELIGCDAAYISSGGSYFTAETHIRHLDEVHAGAVITIATRVVLGEGKKMHLFHEMREGDRLLATGEHFLLHVDLKTRKPSPPSPQIEANLVRFAKGHAQLPAPDGLGRAIGAPR; translated from the coding sequence ATGACCAAGACAGCAGCAATTATCGGCGGCGGCGTGATCGGTGGCGGCTGGGCCGCGCGGTTTGCGCTGAACGGGTGGACGGTGAATGTCTTTGACCCCGACCCGGAAGCGGAGCGTAAAATTGGTGAGGTCATGGCCAACGCGCGCCGGTCTTTGCCTGGATTGACCGATGTGGCTTTGCCCGAGGAAGGCGAGATCCGGTTCTGCCGCACAATCGCCGAAGCCGTGGCAGGCGTGGACTGGATTCAAGAAAGCGTTCCGGAACGGCTTGAGATCAAACACAAAACCTTTGCCGAAATACAGGCCCACTGCGCGGCGAATGCTGTGATTGGATCGTCGACCTCGGGCTTCAAACCCTCCCAGTTGCAGGAGGGGGTAAGCCGCCCGGGCCAGATCATGGTCGCCCATCCGTTTAACCCGGTGTACCTGCTGCCTCTGGTGGAACTGGTGCCGGGGGATGCGGGCGATCCGGCTTTGATTGAGCAGGCCAAATCATTGCTGTCCGGCATCGGCATGTATGCGCTGCACCTCAAGAAAGAGATCGACGCCCATGTCGCGGACCGCTTTCTTGAAGCGGTCTGGCGCGAGGCGCTGTGGCTGGTCAAAGACGGCATCGCAACGACGGAAGAAATCGACAATGCGATCCGCTATGGCTTTGGCATTCGCTGGGCGCAGATGGGGCTGTTTGAAACTTACCGCGTGGCGGGTGGTGAGGCGGGCATGAAACATTTCATGGCGCAGTTTGGCCCCTGTCTGAGCTGGCCATGGACCAAGCTGATGGATGTGCCGGAGTTTACCGACGAACTGGTTGACCTGATCGCGGGCCAGTCGGATGCGCAATCGGGCCATATGTCTATCCGGGAATTGGAACGGACACGCGACAACAATCTTGTGACCATGATGCGCGGGCTCAAGGCGCAGGATTGGGGGGCAGGGGCGTTGCTGAACCAGCAAGAAGCCCTGATGCGGCAAGGCACCGATCTTGGGGCAAGCGCCGCCGACCTGCCAGCGGACCAGCCCGTGCCAACGGCGCGGCGCACAGTGCCGCTCGATTGGACCGATTACAACGGCCACATGACCGAGAGCCGCTATCTGCACGCCTTTGCCGATGCCACGGACCGGTTCATGGAACTCATCGGCTGTGATGCGGCCTATATCTCTTCGGGAGGCAGCTATTTCACGGCCGAAACCCATATTCGCCATCTCGATGAGGTCCATGCCGGGGCGGTGATCACGATCGCAACACGGGTTGTCTTGGGAGAAGGCAAGAAGATGCACCTGTTCCATGAAATGCGCGAAGGGGATCGGTTGTTGGCGACCGGGGAACATTTCCTGCTCCATGTGGACCTGAAGACCCGCAAGCCCTCGCCGCCGTCGCCACAGATTGAGGCTAATCTTGTGCGGTTTGCCAAGGGGCATGCGCAACTGCCCGCGCC